A single Cyclopterus lumpus isolate fCycLum1 chromosome 15, fCycLum1.pri, whole genome shotgun sequence DNA region contains:
- the hs3st1l1 gene encoding heparan sulfate (glucosamine) 3-O-sulfotransferase 1-like1: MACFLVSAFLLVLQTNAAPPELVQAGFGITLDPMDFDAGLPVNVSGDVPSSPPPGTSKRAPHSIIIGVRKGGTRALLEMLDIHPEVAAAATEVHFFDWDENYAKGFEWYRDLMPYSYPHQITVEKTPGYFTSPLAPERICAMNSSIKLLLILRDPAERVISDYTQVYFNRLENHKPVQAIENLLVRNGALNIRYKAIQRSLYDVHMRNWLRYFPLEQVHIVDGDALIRDPLPELQKVERFLNLPPRIVSSNFYFNQTKGFYCIRSDGRERCLHESKGRPHPAVNSTVLQQLRSFLQEHNRTFFRLVKRTFDWQ, translated from the coding sequence ATGGCTTGTTTCCTGGTATCCGCCTTTCTTCTGGTTCTCCAGACAAACGCTGCCCCACCTGAGCTCGTCCAGGCAGGATTTGGCATAACTCTGGACCCCATGGACTTTGATGCTGGACTACCAGTCAATGTCTCTGGAGATGTACCATCATCTCCGCCCCCGGGGACGAGTAAAAGAGCCCCACACAGTATCATTATTGGGGTGCGCAAGGGTGGCACAAGAGCGCTGTTGGAGATGCTGGACATTCACCCGgaggttgctgctgctgccaccgaGGTGCACTTCTTTGACTGGGATGAGAACTACGCCAAGGGTTTCGAGTGGTACCGTGACCTGATGCCATACTCGTACCCGCACCAGATAACAGTTGAAAAAACACCAGGCTACTTTACATCACCCCTCGCACCAGAGCGCATCTGCGCCATGAACTCGTCCATAAAGCTGCTGCTGATCTTGCGAGACCCGGCCGAGCGTGTCATCTCCGACTACACCCAGGTGTACTTCAATCGTCTGGAGAACCACAAGCCGGTGCAAGCCATCGAGAACCTGTTGGTGCGCAATGGGGCCCTAAATATCCGGTACAAGGCTATTCAGAGGAGCCTGTACGACGTCCACATGCGCAACTGGCTGCGCTACTTCCCCCTGGAACAGGTACACATCGTAGATGGGGACGCTCTGATCCGAGACCCCTTGCCAGAGCTTCAGAAGGTGGAGCGCTTCCTCAACTTGCCCCCAAGGATAGTATCCTCCAACTTCTACTTCAACCAGACCAAGGGCTTTTACTGTATCCGAAGTGACGGGCGAGAGCGCTGTCTGCATGAGTCTAAGGGGCGTCCGCACCCGGCTGTCAACAGCAccgtcctccagcagctccgCTCCTTCCTACAGGAACACAACCGAACCTTCTTCAGGCTGGTGAAGCGCACCTTCGACTGGCAATAA